A stretch of Vicinamibacteria bacterium DNA encodes these proteins:
- the hisC gene encoding histidinol-phosphate transaminase produces the protein MNPLRHIKPAVRQVAAYTLAARSAPVKINQNENPYDLPESVKRRVLEGALSRPWSRYPEFDPKALLAKLAEFAGWRADGILAGNGSNELIEALLLVTVGPGTRVVIPEPTFTLYALLTGILGGEAVRVGLGPDLEYDPTALQTARRGSQAALTIVCSPNNPTGGVLDPGEVSRLCEEGDGLVVIDEAYHEFAGQSVAPLLARHPNLVVLRTFSKAMALAGLRVGYLLASPELTREINKARLPYNINFFSQAAAMAAIDDYPLLELTVKRLVVERERMAARLGSLPGLRVYPSRANFVLIELRDADPRAVFEALYGQGILVRDVTSYPRLARCLRVSVGSEAENEAFLQALPAALRAAGAHAGRL, from the coding sequence GTGAACCCCCTGCGGCACATCAAGCCCGCGGTGCGCCAGGTCGCGGCCTATACGCTGGCCGCGCGCTCGGCCCCGGTCAAGATCAACCAGAACGAAAACCCCTACGACCTGCCCGAGTCCGTGAAGAGGCGGGTGCTGGAGGGGGCGCTCTCCCGGCCCTGGTCGCGCTACCCCGAATTCGACCCGAAGGCGCTGCTCGCGAAGCTGGCCGAATTCGCGGGCTGGCGGGCGGATGGGATCCTGGCCGGAAACGGCTCCAACGAGCTGATCGAAGCCCTGCTCCTGGTGACGGTCGGTCCGGGGACGCGGGTTGTGATCCCGGAGCCCACGTTCACGCTCTACGCGCTCCTGACCGGCATTCTGGGCGGGGAGGCGGTGCGGGTGGGACTCGGGCCCGACCTCGAGTACGACCCCACCGCCCTCCAGACCGCGCGCCGGGGGAGCCAGGCCGCGCTCACCATCGTGTGCTCCCCCAACAACCCCACCGGGGGGGTGCTCGACCCGGGCGAGGTCTCCCGGCTGTGCGAGGAGGGAGACGGTCTGGTCGTGATCGACGAGGCCTACCACGAGTTCGCGGGCCAGTCGGTGGCTCCCCTGCTCGCCCGACATCCCAACCTCGTGGTCCTGCGCACGTTCTCCAAGGCCATGGCCCTGGCCGGCCTCCGGGTCGGCTATCTGCTGGCTTCGCCCGAGCTCACGCGCGAGATCAACAAGGCGCGGCTGCCCTACAACATCAACTTCTTCTCTCAGGCCGCGGCCATGGCCGCTATCGACGACTATCCCCTCCTCGAGCTGACCGTGAAGCGGCTGGTTGTCGAGCGGGAGCGGATGGCTGCCCGGCTCGGGTCCCTTCCCGGCCTGCGCGTCTATCCCTCCCGCGCCAACTTCGTCCTCATCGAGCTTCGGGACGCCGACCCCCGGGCCGTGTTCGAGGCGCTCTATGGCCAGGGGATCCTGGTGCGAGATGTCACCTCCTACCCCCGGCTGGCCCGCTGCTTGCGGGTGA